A single genomic interval of Lathyrus oleraceus cultivar Zhongwan6 chromosome 7, CAAS_Psat_ZW6_1.0, whole genome shotgun sequence harbors:
- the LOC127102154 gene encoding uncharacterized protein LOC127102154 has translation MTKIFIKTLSSFYYDHMIPRAPNDFTEMVIMWMWLEEAVREGRLTKEVSSSSNVKKFGSGFIKKKEQEANSLPRHGGASVNMMHGCPGKFAVFEVRFIRESLVRMPASLTRLALVDHEHNYTTCRICSVNSRACPLFNIPKHVEIIYNSQKTSVSPLIISFPGPVPYKSDKAIPYKYDATMIEDRVDVPLPPAVNIVDVRRVTRSGWIMIEDGVEVPLPSVVNIADVGQSSGTNQKVDNDEVLKLIKKREYNTVEQLLHTQSKISVLSLLMSSKAHREALQKVLEQAYVDHDVTVGQFDGIVANITACKNLSFYNEELLKEGRNHNMALHISMNCVSDTFSNVLVDTGSSLNMMPKSTLSRLSFQGAPMKGNGIIVKAFDGSRKTVVGELDLSITIGPHAFKITFHVMDIEATHNFLLGLSWIYEAGEVTSTLHQKLQFVKNGKLVMVCEEHA, from the exons atgacaaagattttCATAAAGACTTTAAGTTCGTTTTACTATGACCATATGATCCCAAGAGCACCAAAtgacttcactgaaatggtgatCATGTGGATGTGGCTTGAAGAGGcagtccgtgaaggacgtttaactAAAGAAGTGAGCTCTTCCAGTAATGTTAAGAAGTTTGGAAGTGGGTTCATTAAGAAAAAGGAACAGGAA GCTAATTCATTACCTCGGCATGGGGGAGCTTCAGTAAACATGATGCATGGTTGTCCAGGAAAATTTGCAGTCTTCGAGGTTAGATTTATCAGAGAATCCTTAGTCAGAATGCCTGCTAGTTTGACAAGGCTTGCGTTGGTTGATCATGAACATAATTACACTACTTGTAGAATTTGCTCCGTAAATTCGCGTGCATGTCCTCTT TTCAATATTCCGAAGCATGTGGAGATCATTTACAACAGCCAAAAGACTTCTGTTTCTCCTTTGATTATCAGTTTTCCCGGTCCAGTTCCTTATAAATCTGACAAGGCTATACCATACAAGTATGACGCCACCATGATTGAAGATAGAGTTGATGTTCCTTTGCCTCCCGCTGTTAATATTGTTGATGTCAGAAGAGTCACAAGAAGTGG GTGGATAATGATTGAAGACGGAGTGGAGGTTCCTTTGccttctgttgttaatattgctgat GTTGGTCAGTCTAGTGGTACAAATCAGAAGGTGGATAATGATGAAGTTCTAAAATTGATAAAGAAAAGAGAGTATAACACGGTGGAGCAACTTTTACACACACAATCAAAGATATCCGTGTTGTCCTTGTTAATGAGCTCTAAGGCTCATCGAGAAGCTTTGCAAAAGGTTTTAGAACAagcgtatgtagatcatgacgtgACTGTGGGTCAATTTGACGGTATTGTAGCTAACATAACTGCCTGCAAAAATCTAAGTTTTTATAATGAAGAGCTCCTTAAAGAGGGTAGAAACCATAATATGGCGctacatatttcaatgaactgtgTGAGTGACACTTTTTCCAATGTGTTGGTAGATACTGGATCGTCACTGAATATGATGCCGAAATCAACACTTTCCAGATTATCTTTTCAAGGCGCTCCAATGAAGGGTAATGGGATTattgtgaaggcttttgatggttccCGCAAAACTGTTGTTGGAGAGTTAGACTTGTCTATCACTATTGGTCCTCACGCTTTTAAAATCACATTCCATGTTATGGACATTGAAGCAACACACAATTTTTTATTAGGTCTCTCGTGGATCTATGAGGCAGGGGAAGTCACCTCTACTCTTCATCAGAAGCTCCAATTTGTAAAGAATGGAAAATTGGTGATGGTATGTGAAGAACATGCTTGA